A single Thiohalobacter thiocyanaticus DNA region contains:
- the queG gene encoding tRNA epoxyqueuosine(34) reductase QueG, translating into MPANPVIDDLDQLARDIKSWGAELGFDQIGITGTDLSDAETHLLNWLAAGRHGEMDYMARHGTKRSRPAALEPGTLRVISARLNYWPEAADADSVLQSPAQAFISRYALGRDYHKLLRKRLQQLARRIEQAIGPFGYRAFTDSAPVLEKALAEQAGLGWIGKHTNLIHKQTGSWFFLGELYTDLPLPVDAPGDNHCGTCRSCLDACPTGAIVGPYELDARLCISYLTIELHGPIPVELRPLLGNRIYGCDDCQLVCPWNRFAQLTAEDDFQPRHGLDTAGLIECFGWDEATFLDRTEGSAIRRIGHERWLRNIAVALGNAPTSAEVITALQARSDHSSELVREHVAWALSRHGDNNAQDAAR; encoded by the coding sequence ATGCCCGCGAACCCTGTCATTGACGACCTCGACCAGCTTGCCCGCGACATCAAGTCCTGGGGCGCGGAACTGGGCTTCGATCAGATCGGCATCACCGGCACCGACCTGTCCGACGCCGAGACGCACCTGCTGAACTGGCTGGCCGCCGGCCGCCACGGCGAGATGGACTATATGGCCCGTCACGGCACCAAACGCAGTCGTCCAGCCGCACTCGAGCCCGGCACCCTGCGGGTGATCTCGGCACGCCTGAACTACTGGCCCGAGGCCGCCGATGCCGACAGCGTGCTGCAGTCTCCGGCGCAGGCCTTCATTTCCCGCTACGCCCTGGGCCGCGACTATCACAAACTGCTGCGCAAGCGGCTGCAGCAACTGGCCCGGCGCATCGAGCAGGCCATCGGCCCGTTCGGCTACCGCGCCTTCACCGACAGCGCGCCGGTGCTGGAAAAGGCCCTGGCCGAACAGGCCGGCCTGGGCTGGATCGGCAAGCACACCAACCTGATCCACAAGCAGACCGGCTCCTGGTTCTTTCTGGGCGAGCTCTACACCGACCTGCCGCTGCCGGTGGACGCCCCCGGCGACAATCACTGCGGCACCTGCCGCAGCTGCCTCGATGCCTGCCCCACCGGCGCCATCGTCGGCCCCTATGAGCTCGATGCCCGCCTGTGCATCTCCTATCTCACCATCGAGTTGCACGGCCCGATCCCGGTCGAGCTGCGCCCGCTGCTGGGCAACCGCATCTACGGCTGCGACGACTGCCAGCTGGTCTGCCCCTGGAACCGCTTCGCGCAGCTGACGGCGGAGGACGACTTCCAGCCCCGCCACGGCCTGGACACGGCCGGGCTGATCGAATGCTTCGGCTGGGACGAGGCGACCTTTCTCGATCGCACCGAGGGCAGCGCCATCCGCCGCATCGGCCATGAACGCTGGCTGCGCAACATCGCCGTGGCGCTGGGCAATGCGCCGACATCGGCTGAAGTGATCACGGCGCTGCAGGCGCGGTCCGATCATTCCTCGGAGCTGGTGCGCGAGCATGTGGCGTGGGCGCTGTCACGGCATGGCGATAACAACGCACAGGACGCAGCCCGGTAG
- the trhP gene encoding prephenate-dependent tRNA uridine(34) hydroxylase TrhP, producing MNRPELLAPAGTLNNLRYALAFGADAVYAGMPRYSLRVRNNDFSRLDNLQQGIETAHAAGRQFFLASNALPHNSKVKTFIRDMEPVVALGPNALIMADPGLILLVRERWPELPIHLSVQANTMNYAAVRFWQQLGIKRIILSRELSLDEVAEIRQQCPDMELEVFVHGALCIAYSGRCLLSGYFNHRDANQGTCTNACRWDYQVHEGERDASGDARPKELSLNDAPVHFIEEKERPGELMPIEEDEHGTYIMNSKDLRAIEHIHRLVEIGIDSLKIEGRTKSHYYVARTAQVYRRAIDDAVAGRPFDPELLNSLDNLANRGYTDGFYQRHADQDYQNYLSSRSDQVRQQFVGEISGYDPASGLAEVAVKNKFGVGDELELILPQGNRRLRLDSMQDSGGNPMQEAPGGGYRVRIPLEPGEYELGLIARELHGDAA from the coding sequence ATGAACCGCCCCGAACTACTGGCCCCGGCCGGCACCCTGAACAACCTGCGCTATGCCCTGGCCTTCGGCGCCGACGCCGTCTATGCCGGCATGCCGCGCTACAGCCTGCGGGTGCGCAACAACGACTTCAGCCGCCTGGACAACCTGCAGCAGGGCATCGAGACCGCGCACGCGGCCGGCCGGCAGTTCTTCCTGGCCAGCAACGCCCTGCCGCATAACAGCAAGGTGAAGACCTTCATCCGGGATATGGAGCCGGTGGTCGCACTCGGCCCGAATGCCCTGATCATGGCCGACCCGGGGCTGATCCTGCTGGTGCGCGAGCGCTGGCCGGAGCTGCCGATCCATCTTTCGGTGCAGGCCAACACCATGAACTACGCCGCGGTGCGCTTCTGGCAGCAGCTCGGCATCAAACGCATCATCCTGTCGCGCGAGCTGTCGCTGGACGAGGTCGCCGAGATCCGCCAGCAGTGCCCGGACATGGAACTGGAGGTGTTTGTCCACGGCGCCCTGTGCATCGCCTACTCCGGACGCTGCCTGCTGTCGGGCTATTTCAATCACCGCGACGCCAACCAGGGCACCTGCACCAACGCCTGCCGCTGGGACTACCAGGTCCACGAGGGCGAACGCGACGCCAGCGGCGATGCCCGGCCGAAGGAGCTCAGCCTGAACGATGCGCCGGTGCATTTCATCGAGGAGAAGGAACGCCCCGGCGAGCTGATGCCGATCGAGGAGGACGAGCACGGCACCTACATCATGAACTCGAAGGACCTGCGCGCCATCGAGCACATCCACCGCCTGGTGGAAATCGGCATCGACAGCCTCAAGATCGAGGGCCGGACCAAGTCGCACTACTATGTCGCCCGTACCGCCCAGGTCTATCGCCGGGCCATCGACGACGCCGTCGCCGGCCGGCCCTTCGACCCCGAGTTGCTCAACAGCCTCGACAACCTGGCCAACCGCGGCTACACCGACGGCTTCTATCAGCGCCATGCCGACCAGGACTACCAGAATTACCTCAGCAGCCGCTCCGATCAGGTGCGGCAGCAGTTCGTGGGCGAGATCAGCGGCTACGACCCGGCCAGCGGCCTGGCCGAGGTGGCGGTCAAGAACAAGTTCGGCGTCGGCGATGAACTGGAACTGATCCTGCCGCAGGGCAACCGCCGGCTGCGGCTGGATTCAATGCAGGACAGCGGCGGCAACCCGATGCAGGAGGCGCCCGGCGGCGGTTACCGGGTGCGGATTCCGCTGGAGCCGGGGGAGTATGAGCTCGGATTGATTGCGCGGGAGCTGCACGGAGACGCCGCATAG
- the rsmI gene encoding 16S rRNA (cytidine(1402)-2'-O)-methyltransferase has product MSETGGVLYVVATPIGNLGDLSQRAIETLRTVDLIAAEDTRHSRPLLQHYGIRTPLQSCHEHNEAQVSPRLVEQLQAGQRIALISDAGTPLVSDPGYQLVRAAIEAGVPVLAVPGPSALVAALSVSGLPTDRFRFEGFLPAKAGARRERLQALAAETATLVFYESSHRIEACLADMAAAFGDARHAVLARELTKRFEQTERGALSHLRQWLGADANRRKGEFVVMVQGAEAATGQDAAETRRILELLLKQLPVKQAAAIAAEITGERRNALYQLALELGNDESE; this is encoded by the coding sequence ATGAGTGAGACGGGCGGTGTGCTGTATGTGGTGGCCACGCCGATCGGCAACCTGGGCGATCTCAGTCAGCGGGCGATCGAGACCCTGCGCACGGTCGATCTGATTGCCGCCGAGGATACCCGCCATTCACGGCCGCTGCTGCAGCATTACGGCATCCGCACCCCGTTGCAGTCCTGTCATGAGCACAACGAGGCGCAGGTCAGTCCGCGTCTGGTCGAACAGCTGCAGGCCGGACAGCGCATCGCCCTGATCTCGGATGCCGGCACCCCGCTGGTCAGCGATCCTGGCTATCAGCTGGTGCGCGCGGCGATCGAGGCGGGGGTGCCGGTGCTTGCCGTGCCCGGCCCCAGCGCCCTGGTCGCGGCGCTGTCGGTGTCCGGGCTGCCCACCGACCGCTTCCGTTTCGAGGGATTTCTGCCGGCAAAGGCCGGGGCGCGCCGGGAGCGCCTGCAGGCACTGGCCGCCGAGACCGCCACCCTGGTGTTCTATGAATCCAGCCATCGGATCGAGGCCTGCCTGGCCGACATGGCCGCGGCCTTCGGCGATGCGCGTCACGCGGTACTGGCGCGCGAGCTGACCAAGCGTTTCGAACAGACCGAGCGCGGGGCCCTGTCGCATCTGCGGCAGTGGCTGGGAGCAGACGCCAACCGCCGCAAGGGCGAGTTCGTGGTGATGGTGCAGGGGGCGGAGGCGGCCACCGGGCAGGACGCGGCCGAGACCCGCCGCATCCTGGAGCTCCTGCTCAAACAGCTGCCGGTCAAGCAGGCCGCGGCAATCGCCGCCGAAATCACCGGCGAGCGCAGGAACGCCCTGTATCAGCTGGCGCTGGAGTTGGGGAACGACGAGTCTGAATGA
- a CDS encoding penicillin-binding protein activator — protein MTPLPRSTALFRIPQLLILLVLAALAGCAGQPPREAPAPVAAPVTLPAAEARLAAGDPQGAVQLYLQAAETAPPERALDYRLQAADILIEYDELEQARLLLDDIAARPTDPLTRFRLDLRRAALALAGDDPAAALAQLEQAPPETASLEQQRRHHRLRATAYARQNHHLESARERIWLDGLLEDAAEREANQQAIIEALSRLNPRALEMLRPAGDPVLGGWMELVQLARRHQAAPAALDQALGDWRLRNPRHPVLTATLERLQAQVAERGRYPGQVGVILPLSGRLGEAGEAIRNGLLAAHYSLDTVDPRPRLRFYDIGEEPGRAWSLYQQAIREGAEFVIGPLSKESVAELARAGHLEVPVLALNWIPDTDAGELPANLFQFSLAPEDEARQVAERAFHSGMTRALALVPEGTWGERVFTAFLERWETLGGELLEVQYYGREARGLSDQVRTLLNLDASQSRRTRLVRLLGRQVEFEPRRRQDAEFVFLLARPETARLLRPLFRFHHASDLPLYSTSHCFTGHIERDRDQDMNDIRFCDAPWLLEPAFEPLRATTERLWPEATRQYPRLHAFGHDALHLLAWLSAPNPGGLTGPHAGASGTLSLDAAGRIHRELAWARFQGGVPVTLPPVIPAPATEAGTGPTPPLPLKDESDAATPDPYPGPRPGGGALRAPLPAAAGTETGQP, from the coding sequence GTGACCCCGCTTCCCCGGTCCACTGCCCTCTTCCGGATCCCGCAGTTACTGATCCTCCTCGTCCTGGCCGCACTGGCCGGCTGCGCCGGCCAGCCTCCGCGCGAGGCCCCGGCCCCGGTGGCGGCGCCGGTCACGCTGCCGGCGGCCGAAGCGCGCCTGGCCGCCGGCGACCCGCAGGGGGCGGTGCAGCTCTACCTGCAGGCGGCGGAGACCGCGCCGCCCGAGCGCGCCCTCGACTACCGGCTGCAGGCCGCGGACATCCTGATCGAATACGACGAGCTGGAGCAGGCCCGGTTGCTGCTCGACGACATCGCCGCCCGGCCGACCGACCCCCTGACGCGGTTCCGGCTGGACCTGCGCCGCGCGGCCCTGGCGCTGGCCGGAGACGATCCGGCGGCGGCCCTGGCGCAGCTGGAACAGGCCCCGCCGGAGACCGCGAGCCTGGAGCAGCAGCGCCGCCATCATCGGCTGCGGGCCACGGCCTACGCCCGCCAGAACCATCACCTGGAAAGTGCGCGCGAACGCATCTGGCTGGATGGGCTGCTCGAGGACGCGGCCGAGCGCGAGGCCAACCAGCAGGCCATCATCGAGGCCCTGTCCCGCCTCAACCCCCGGGCCCTGGAGATGCTGCGTCCGGCCGGCGACCCGGTGCTCGGCGGCTGGATGGAACTGGTGCAACTGGCCCGCCGTCACCAGGCCGCGCCGGCCGCGCTGGACCAGGCCCTGGGGGACTGGCGCCTGCGCAACCCGCGCCATCCGGTGCTGACCGCCACGCTGGAACGTCTGCAGGCCCAGGTCGCCGAGCGCGGCCGCTATCCCGGCCAGGTCGGCGTGATCCTGCCGCTGTCGGGCCGCCTGGGCGAGGCCGGCGAGGCCATCCGCAACGGCCTGCTCGCCGCCCACTACAGTCTGGACACCGTGGACCCGCGGCCGCGGCTGCGGTTCTACGACATCGGCGAGGAACCGGGCCGCGCCTGGTCCCTGTATCAGCAGGCCATCCGCGAGGGCGCGGAATTCGTGATCGGTCCGCTGAGCAAGGAGTCGGTCGCCGAACTGGCCCGCGCCGGGCACCTGGAAGTGCCGGTGCTGGCCCTGAACTGGATCCCCGATACCGATGCCGGCGAACTGCCCGCCAACCTGTTCCAGTTCAGCCTGGCACCGGAGGACGAGGCGCGGCAGGTGGCCGAACGGGCCTTCCACAGCGGCATGACCCGGGCCCTGGCCCTGGTGCCGGAAGGGACCTGGGGCGAGCGCGTCTTCACCGCCTTTCTGGAGCGCTGGGAGACACTGGGCGGCGAACTGCTGGAGGTGCAGTACTACGGCCGCGAGGCCCGCGGCCTGTCGGACCAGGTCCGCACCCTGCTCAACCTGGACGCCAGCCAGAGCCGCCGCACCCGGCTGGTCAGGCTGCTGGGCCGCCAGGTGGAATTCGAACCCCGCCGACGCCAGGACGCCGAATTCGTCTTCCTGCTGGCCCGGCCCGAGACGGCGCGCCTGCTCCGGCCGCTGTTCCGTTTCCATCACGCCAGCGACCTGCCGCTGTACAGCACCTCGCACTGCTTCACCGGCCACATCGAGCGCGACCGCGACCAGGACATGAACGACATCCGCTTCTGCGACGCCCCCTGGCTGCTCGAGCCCGCCTTCGAGCCGTTGCGCGCCACCACCGAGCGGCTCTGGCCCGAGGCCACCCGCCAGTACCCGCGCCTGCATGCCTTCGGCCATGACGCCCTGCACCTGCTGGCCTGGCTGTCCGCCCCCAACCCCGGCGGACTGACCGGCCCGCATGCCGGCGCCAGCGGCACGCTGAGCCTGGATGCGGCCGGCCGCATCCATCGCGAACTGGCCTGGGCCCGGTTCCAGGGCGGCGTCCCGGTGACGCTGCCGCCCGTCATTCCCGCCCCGGCCACGGAGGCCGGGACGGGCCCCACGCCCCCATTGCCACTCAAGGATGAGTCCGATGCAGCAACCCCCGACCCATACCCGGGCCCGCGGCCAGGCGGTGGAGCGCTACGTGCTCCGCTACCTGCAGCAGCGGGGACTGAAACTGGTCAGCCGTAA
- a CDS encoding YraN family protein yields MQQPPTHTRARGQAVERYVLRYLQQRGLKLVSRNYHCRAGEIDLIMLDGASLAFIEVRYRRSTRFGHGFDTIDRRKRRHIIRSAEHFLLTHPRLAGYAPRFDVVGVHGELAGGARVDWLPNAFSADDG; encoded by the coding sequence ATGCAGCAACCCCCGACCCATACCCGGGCCCGCGGCCAGGCGGTGGAGCGCTACGTGCTCCGCTACCTGCAGCAGCGGGGACTGAAACTGGTCAGCCGTAACTATCATTGTCGTGCGGGCGAGATCGACCTGATCATGCTCGACGGCGCCAGCCTGGCCTTCATCGAGGTGCGCTACCGCCGCAGCACGCGCTTCGGACACGGCTTTGATACCATTGACCGGCGCAAGCGCCGGCATATCATCCGCAGCGCGGAACACTTTCTGCTCACCCATCCGCGCCTGGCCGGCTATGCGCCGCGCTTCGACGTGGTCGGGGTGCATGGGGAACTTGCCGGCGGCGCGCGGGTCGACTGGTTGCCCAATGCCTTTTCCGCCGATGACGGCTGA
- a CDS encoding SIS domain-containing protein, translating to MDLFARITQHFNDSIHAKQSAMEAVAPGIAHAAEAMLRALLDERRILSCGSGAAAVEAQRFAAAMLSRFELARPGLPAMALNTDGPTLTAIAEDFGWESVFARQVTALGAPGDILLAIAAGGSPDAILQAVHAAHDRDMTVVALTGGSDGGALPDLLINQDVEIRVPVSSAARIREVHTLIIHCLCDLIDYQLLGQEN from the coding sequence ATGGATCTCTTTGCCCGCATCACCCAGCATTTCAACGACAGCATCCACGCCAAGCAGAGCGCCATGGAAGCGGTTGCCCCCGGCATCGCCCATGCCGCCGAGGCCATGCTGCGGGCGCTGCTCGATGAGCGGCGCATCCTCAGCTGCGGCAGCGGCGCCGCCGCCGTCGAGGCCCAGCGCTTCGCCGCCGCCATGCTCAGCCGCTTCGAACTGGCGCGTCCGGGCCTGCCGGCCATGGCCCTGAACACCGACGGCCCCACGCTGACCGCGATCGCCGAGGACTTCGGGTGGGAGTCGGTTTTTGCCCGCCAGGTCACGGCACTGGGCGCGCCGGGGGATATACTGCTGGCGATCGCCGCCGGCGGCAGCCCGGACGCGATCCTGCAGGCGGTGCATGCCGCCCATGACCGCGACATGACGGTAGTGGCGCTGACCGGCGGCAGCGACGGCGGCGCGCTGCCGGACCTGCTCATCAACCAGGACGTCGAGATCCGGGTACCGGTCTCCTCGGCGGCGCGCATCCGCGAGGTGCACACCCTGATCATCCACTGTCTGTGCGACCTGATCGATTACCAGTTACTGGGACAGGAGAATTAA
- a CDS encoding BON domain-containing protein, protein MYAIKALFVAVAAVFVLNGCAPLVVGGTATGVAVVHDRRTAGTVLEDQSIELKALSALRKDEELYKQSHLNVTSYNMMVLLSGETPTEGYKQRAEQIVSGIERVRRVYNELRVAAPSSMMSRSSDTLITGKVKTSLFSIKGMEGFDPTRVKVVTENGTVYLMGLLTRREGDAVAEEARSVGGVQRVVKLFEYID, encoded by the coding sequence ATGTATGCCATCAAAGCTCTGTTCGTTGCCGTTGCCGCTGTGTTCGTCCTCAACGGCTGCGCCCCGCTGGTGGTGGGCGGCACCGCCACCGGCGTCGCCGTGGTGCATGACCGGCGCACCGCCGGCACCGTGCTCGAGGACCAGTCAATCGAACTCAAGGCCCTGAGCGCCCTGCGCAAGGACGAGGAACTGTACAAACAGTCCCACCTCAACGTGACCAGCTACAACATGATGGTGCTGCTGTCGGGCGAGACGCCCACCGAGGGCTACAAGCAGCGGGCCGAGCAGATCGTGAGCGGGATCGAGCGGGTACGGCGGGTATACAACGAACTGCGCGTGGCCGCGCCCAGTTCCATGATGAGCCGTTCCAGCGACACCCTGATCACCGGCAAGGTCAAGACCAGCCTGTTCAGCATCAAGGGCATGGAAGGTTTCGACCCGACCCGGGTCAAGGTGGTGACCGAGAACGGCACCGTCTACCTCATGGGGCTGCTGACCCGGCGCGAAGGGGACGCGGTCGCCGAGGAGGCACGCAGCGTCGGCGGGGTGCAGCGCGTGGTCAAGCTGTTCGAATATATCGACTGA
- a CDS encoding EAL domain-containing protein has protein sequence MNEAILSRPGCRECVEGKALEFDFTMAFQPIVDLHQGRVFAHEALVRGLNQEPAGQILARVNDRNRYRFDQTCRVKAISLAAQLGLEGMLSINFLPHAIYRPETCIRTTLDAAQRYGFPQERIIFEVTEGEQVQDHAHLIGIFDEYKRLGFRTAIDDFGAGYSGLNLLAEFQPDIVKLDMVLVRNINADKARRAIVRGIVDVCQELEITLVAEGIETLEEKQVLLDLGIALQQGFLYARPAFEAAAELSAAAFE, from the coding sequence ATGAATGAAGCAATCCTCTCCCGCCCGGGCTGTCGCGAATGCGTCGAGGGCAAGGCACTCGAATTCGACTTCACCATGGCGTTTCAGCCCATCGTCGATCTGCACCAGGGCAGGGTATTCGCCCATGAGGCGCTGGTGCGTGGACTGAATCAGGAACCCGCCGGGCAGATCCTGGCCCGGGTCAACGACCGCAACCGTTACCGCTTCGATCAGACCTGCCGGGTCAAGGCCATCAGCCTGGCCGCGCAACTGGGCCTGGAGGGCATGCTGTCGATCAACTTCCTGCCGCATGCCATCTACCGCCCGGAGACCTGCATCCGGACCACCCTGGATGCCGCGCAGCGTTACGGTTTTCCGCAGGAGCGGATCATCTTCGAGGTGACGGAGGGCGAGCAGGTGCAGGATCACGCCCATCTGATCGGCATCTTCGACGAGTACAAGCGGCTCGGGTTCAGGACCGCGATCGACGACTTCGGCGCCGGTTATTCCGGGCTGAACCTGCTGGCCGAGTTCCAGCCCGACATCGTCAAGCTGGACATGGTCCTGGTGCGCAACATCAACGCCGACAAGGCCCGGCGCGCCATCGTTCGCGGCATTGTCGATGTCTGCCAGGAACTGGAGATCACCCTGGTGGCCGAGGGGATCGAGACGCTGGAGGAGAAGCAGGTGTTGCTGGATCTGGGGATTGCGCTGCAGCAGGGCTTCCTGTACGCCCGGCCGGCGTTCGAAGCGGCGGCCGAATTGTCCGCGGCGGCGTTCGAATAG
- a CDS encoding PAS domain-containing sensor histidine kinase produces the protein MENSLDPDFDFKDIIANANDIVIVTEVAPLDEPGPRIVYVNRAFTDLTEYTPEEVLGKSPRILQGPDTDPATRRRIHEALARNQPVREEILNYSKSGRRYWLDMNIVPLVDPDGGVRYFAAIERDLTERVAAEAMKDEFISTVSHELRTPLTALRGAIGMLNPQVMPELSPQALELVDIAQRNCARLLYLINDLLDMEKLASGGVPYSFAPLALAQVIRTALDINAPYADQHEVRLVFAPPRADLQVMADEQRLLQVLGNLLSNAARFSPPGSEVRVDLQPQDDRVRVSVCDDGEGVPESFVPRLFQKFAQAPLRSGERRSGTGLGLAISRGIIEQHGGEIGYYPNRPHGSCFYFVLPRIEDPADSR, from the coding sequence ATGGAGAACAGCTTGGATCCGGATTTCGATTTCAAGGACATCATCGCCAACGCCAACGATATCGTGATCGTCACCGAGGTCGCGCCGCTGGACGAGCCGGGGCCTCGCATCGTGTATGTGAACCGGGCCTTTACCGATCTCACCGAATACACGCCGGAGGAGGTGCTGGGCAAGTCCCCGCGCATTCTGCAGGGGCCGGATACGGATCCTGCGACCCGCCGGCGCATTCACGAGGCCCTGGCCCGCAACCAGCCGGTGCGCGAGGAGATACTCAACTACAGCAAGTCGGGGCGCAGGTACTGGCTGGACATGAACATCGTGCCCCTGGTCGATCCTGACGGCGGGGTGCGCTATTTCGCCGCCATCGAGCGCGACCTGACCGAGCGGGTGGCGGCCGAGGCGATGAAGGACGAGTTCATCTCCACGGTCAGTCACGAGTTGCGCACCCCCCTAACCGCGCTGCGCGGGGCCATCGGCATGCTCAATCCGCAGGTGATGCCGGAACTGTCTCCACAGGCGCTGGAACTGGTCGATATCGCCCAGCGCAACTGCGCCCGGCTGCTGTATCTGATCAACGACCTGCTGGATATGGAAAAGCTCGCCTCCGGCGGCGTGCCGTACAGCTTCGCGCCCCTGGCCCTGGCCCAGGTCATCCGCACGGCGCTGGATATCAATGCGCCCTATGCCGACCAGCATGAGGTACGGCTGGTGTTTGCGCCGCCGCGGGCGGATCTGCAGGTCATGGCCGACGAACAGCGCCTGCTGCAGGTGCTGGGCAATCTGCTGTCCAACGCGGCCCGTTTCTCCCCGCCCGGCAGCGAGGTGCGGGTGGACCTGCAGCCGCAGGATGATCGGGTGCGGGTCAGCGTCTGCGACGACGGCGAGGGCGTGCCGGAGAGCTTCGTGCCGCGCCTGTTCCAGAAATTCGCCCAGGCGCCGCTACGCTCGGGTGAACGCCGCAGTGGTACCGGTCTGGGACTGGCGATTTCACGCGGCATTATCGAACAACACGGCGGCGAGATCGGCTATTACCCGAACCGGCCGCACGGCAGCTGCTTCTATTTCGTGCTGCCGCGCATCGAGGACCCGGCCGACAGCCGCTGA
- a CDS encoding NnrS family protein has protein sequence MPHHILFPLALAFGALVPLLWLGLGGSVFWHAHELLFGYAMLMAAGFLVTRARPALLIGLVAAWGVGRSAALAPASVAAIPAGVAFPALLAWLAGRALWRGAKRPENRILPLLLVLLLVLDALWWLGAVLQQPQLQQRALLGTVDLFTLMMLLIAGRVLPAALGGWLERRGIARRDHRRRAWELPLAAVMAGQLLGDLAGLEGLAGAMALAAAGLALARARAWQLGYTWRRADLWPLALGYLWLPAGLALKGLAQITAVLPPGHALHALTVGALGTITLVMSARTARLQRHLALDGLRLLGPAVVLAGLAALVRLAALPATPARAALLWSGAGLWCLALLLGLWLQGQAARRR, from the coding sequence GTGCCGCATCACATCCTGTTCCCGCTGGCGCTGGCTTTCGGCGCGCTTGTGCCGCTGCTGTGGCTGGGTCTCGGCGGCAGCGTCTTCTGGCACGCGCATGAACTCCTGTTCGGCTATGCCATGCTGATGGCGGCGGGATTCCTGGTGACCCGGGCGCGTCCCGCCCTGCTGATCGGTCTGGTCGCCGCCTGGGGCGTGGGCCGATCGGCCGCCCTGGCGCCGGCGTCGGTTGCGGCCATCCCGGCCGGCGTGGCGTTCCCGGCGCTGCTGGCATGGCTGGCCGGCCGGGCCCTGTGGCGGGGCGCCAAGCGGCCGGAGAACCGCATCCTGCCGCTGCTGCTGGTACTGCTGCTGGTGCTGGACGCGCTCTGGTGGCTGGGGGCGGTGCTGCAGCAGCCCCAGCTGCAGCAGCGGGCGCTGCTCGGGACGGTGGATCTGTTCACCCTGATGATGCTGCTGATCGCCGGCCGGGTGCTGCCGGCGGCGCTGGGCGGCTGGCTGGAACGCCGGGGCATCGCCCGGCGCGATCACCGCCGCCGGGCCTGGGAACTGCCCCTGGCGGCGGTGATGGCGGGCCAGTTGCTGGGGGACCTGGCCGGCCTGGAAGGCCTGGCCGGGGCAATGGCCCTGGCGGCGGCGGGCCTGGCGCTGGCCCGGGCGCGCGCCTGGCAGCTGGGCTATACGTGGCGGCGTGCCGACCTGTGGCCGCTGGCGCTGGGGTATCTGTGGCTGCCGGCCGGGCTGGCGCTCAAGGGGCTGGCGCAGATCACCGCTGTGCTGCCGCCCGGCCATGCCCTGCACGCCCTCACAGTGGGGGCGCTGGGGACGATCACCCTGGTGATGTCGGCGCGCACGGCGCGCCTGCAGCGTCACCTTGCGCTGGACGGGCTGCGCCTGCTCGGCCCGGCGGTGGTGCTGGCGGGGCTGGCGGCCCTGGTCCGGCTGGCGGCGCTGCCGGCGACCCCGGCCAGGGCGGCGCTGTTGTGGTCGGGGGCCGGCCTCTGGTGCCTGGCGCTGCTGCTGGGGCTGTGGCTGCAGGGGCAGGCCGCCCGGCGCCGGTGA